One window from the genome of Tolypothrix sp. NIES-4075 encodes:
- a CDS encoding type II toxin-antitoxin system HicB family antitoxin: MTSLKQAQDKKTQTFTAILHWEEDVYVAECPEVGTASQGETIEEAIANLREATELYLDEFPLSETAPRRLLTTFEVTSA, encoded by the coding sequence ATGACTTCATTAAAACAGGCTCAAGATAAAAAAACTCAAACCTTTACAGCAATTCTCCACTGGGAAGAAGATGTTTACGTAGCTGAATGTCCAGAGGTGGGAACTGCTAGTCAGGGAGAAACGATAGAAGAAGCGATCGCCAATTTGCGCGAAGCAACTGAACTATATTTAGATGAGTTCCCGCTTTCGGAAACCGCACCTCGTCGGTTGTTGACTACATTTGAGGTGACTAGTGCCTAA
- the dnaB gene encoding replicative DNA helicase, producing the protein MSFKYHEYINSQEWQEVRKLALQRSAYKCQICGSTNYLDVHYNSYDNLGNERENLQDLVVLCSEHHQLYHDALAEVERLADQRLEERLLGGLLQQTPALVKGLSNFPADIFTSSLRKEVFNYLCYRAAEEKAIDSAIVASYLANRKLLEAEEAERLLNNWVSCCSKPQNSEAYAQELHDLYLRRQIQQLPAVITRLNRDNQRSVIELIDVIQAVVQIIANKSNTTQLVHIADILSQTFQNIEERHEGISLPGIPCGFYDLDAMTIGFQRSDLIIVAGRPSMGKSSFCLGIAYNIANNYKLPVCFFSLEMSKEQVVERLLSAEAGIESGYLRSGRISQTQWEPLSFAIGMLCDVPIYIEDRPNINVSEIRSKARQVMLEHQGLLGLIVIDYLQLLAGDNDENRARELAKITRSLKGLAKELNVPVIVLSQLNRSVESRTNKRPMMSDLKESGSIEEDADLVIMVYRDEYYTPDTPDRGIAEVILAKHRNGPTGTIKLLFYQQFARFKNLARRN; encoded by the coding sequence ATGTCATTCAAATATCATGAATATATAAATTCTCAGGAGTGGCAGGAAGTTCGGAAACTCGCGTTGCAACGTTCTGCGTATAAATGTCAGATTTGTGGCTCAACAAATTATTTAGACGTACATTATAATTCTTATGATAATCTTGGCAATGAGCGTGAAAATTTACAAGATTTAGTAGTGCTTTGTTCCGAGCATCATCAACTTTATCATGATGCATTAGCCGAGGTTGAGAGGCTTGCAGACCAAAGATTAGAAGAAAGGCTACTTGGCGGTTTACTTCAGCAAACACCTGCTTTGGTTAAAGGTCTATCTAATTTCCCTGCCGATATTTTTACATCTAGTTTGAGAAAAGAAGTTTTTAATTATTTATGTTATAGGGCTGCTGAAGAAAAAGCTATTGATTCAGCAATCGTAGCTAGCTATTTAGCTAATCGTAAGCTTTTGGAGGCAGAAGAAGCCGAAAGGTTGCTAAATAATTGGGTAAGTTGTTGTTCTAAACCACAAAACTCAGAAGCTTATGCACAAGAACTACATGATTTATATCTCCGTCGGCAGATTCAGCAACTACCTGCTGTAATTACACGACTAAATCGAGATAACCAACGCTCTGTTATCGAATTAATAGATGTTATACAGGCAGTGGTTCAGATAATCGCTAATAAAAGTAATACAACTCAACTTGTTCATATAGCAGATATTTTGAGCCAAACTTTTCAAAACATAGAAGAAAGACATGAAGGAATAAGTTTACCTGGAATTCCTTGTGGATTTTATGATTTGGATGCAATGACTATCGGATTTCAGCGCTCTGATTTAATTATTGTGGCTGGACGCCCGTCAATGGGTAAATCCTCTTTCTGCTTGGGTATTGCTTACAATATCGCTAATAATTACAAACTACCAGTTTGCTTCTTTAGTTTAGAGATGTCGAAAGAGCAAGTTGTTGAACGTTTATTGTCAGCAGAAGCAGGAATAGAAAGTGGATACTTGCGCTCAGGTCGTATTAGTCAGACTCAATGGGAACCCCTATCATTTGCCATAGGAATGCTTTGCGATGTTCCAATTTATATTGAGGATCGCCCAAATATTAATGTTAGTGAAATCCGCTCTAAAGCTCGCCAAGTAATGCTCGAACACCAAGGTCTACTGGGATTAATTGTGATTGACTACTTACAGTTATTAGCAGGTGACAATGATGAAAATCGTGCGCGAGAGTTAGCGAAAATTACACGTTCCCTAAAGGGATTAGCGAAAGAACTTAATGTTCCTGTAATTGTTTTATCACAACTTAATCGAAGTGTAGAATCTCGAACTAATAAACGACCAATGATGTCAGACTTGAAGGAGTCGGGTTCTATTGAGGAAGATGCTGATTTAGTTATTATGGTTTACCGAGATGAATATTATACGCCAGATACCCCAGACCGAGGTATCGCAGAAGTTATTCTAGCTAAACACCGTAATGGACCCACAGGAACAATTAAGCTTTTGTTTTACCAGCAATTTGCTAGGTTCAAGAACCTTGCCCGACGAAATTGA